The Colias croceus chromosome 19, ilColCroc2.1 genome contains the following window.
ACTCAACATCATGCCATACAACACAAGTTGTCCTCTGTGCTCGGCGGAACCTGACGCTCTACCACTTTTTAATTCCAACGGCATTATTTCACGTTTCTtccctaaaatatttattgaagcatGTTTATGCACGATATACCTACTCATAATATTTTcgtgtatatttttttgtctaAGGGCTAATTCTTTAATCCTTGGTAAAAAAATTCGTCGAAAGtgtatcaaaaaactttttcaaaaatctttTGTTGTTGCCCGTCGCCGAAAGGTTTTTACCATATATTTTTAGACGTGACACTGCCCTGCATCACGCACTGAAGCTTCCGTGTGTATGGACCGTGACCGTGAGACTGTAGAGTAATGTATGTactataaacatttatatagAAATCCAATAGTGAACATGAATAGTGACATTTTCGTcggtaaaagaaataaattaatgatagTTACCACTTCTCTGGTGAATAGTCACTTGGAGAGTAGCatctatttttccttttagTCCCAACTTTGGGCAGCAGACATTTTCTTCTATATCCAGAACCTCATCTATATGCCCATTCCATTTGGCTTTCTTGTTttcctgaaaaaataaaaattgtgacCATTTTTATTTGTCTCTATGCTCTCTTTTATTTAATGCTAAAATCTGTCTTCctgtgatttttatttgataactTTTTTACCTGCAATTGATTGTTTCCCAAATACAACTGCATGAAATCAGCTAAAGGTGTAATATACATGTCCATGTTATTGCGCGCTTCTTTTTCACATATACCCGCATCATAGAGCCTGTGTATAGACTCCTTTATTAATTCGTCACAAATAGCTCGTAACTCCGCCACATTTGTTATACGTTTTGTTAATGCTTTTTGCACTAACTCATGTATTAGGATTCCTATTGTCATCTAAAATGGTCAAATGTTGTCAAATAGTACAAATACTCTATTTCATTTTTGATAACATTGAGAGCAaagatgaataatttttcaataaataatttctactTTGACTATGTTAAAACTTACATCGCATTAAATCCATAAAAGAGAGCAGCagaaaaagtaagaaaaattaataaacaaaaatcacacataaaaaaaaattatttaagaatataataaatatacaaacagCAGTATTAGCAGAGTCAATGCCTTTCCAGCGTTCCTGAAGTATAGCTTTACGTTTACAAAACACTCCTGCAACTACACTTGTTGTTGATATCAGATGGTCTGGTCTTAGGGATAGTAATCCATATGTGTTGTTTATAGTAAATTGGCCCATTTCATTCTTACAGGCTAATAGGCTCACTATTTCACCAGGTTTTAGAGGTATATTGATCCTAAAATAGTAATTCAATGcataatagaaataattatatcatatGTATAGCtatatttgttaaaatgaATGATAAAATAGCTGTTATACTTTCACAGCTGAACTTATTTTGATTGGATATAGTAAAAGAGTAATTACTTCAAAAAAGTTAGGTCTGATAAGAgctatttttcataattataaaatgccCATAAGCACTACTATTGATTGCCAAAACTAATACATTTGGCTaggtttttgttaataaaatacataccatACTCCTTCCACAAAACAAGTACATCTTTTAtctaaatcatttttcaatcTTAGTTCTAACTTCATGGGATGGGAtgttattgataaaatttcaCAGCGCTGCATACTACTTAAATCCAAATCTTCTTTACAAtcctaataataaacaaaataattaaataaatatctgcaACActttaacaacaaaaaaaatattacaatacaacaaaacatttttattgactCTAATCAGATTAAATTCAAGCATAATAAGggctttctttaaaaaatgcttacataagtaatttttattctttatttcgCATAAcatatgattttaaaatcctaattaacttaaatagcATAGCCATATAATCTGTTTAttattgaaagaaagaaacttGTAGCTTTATATTGCATGCCAGTAGAATGAATCAACTCCATAAACCATACAATATTCCCTACCTCATCAACTTCACCAATCGCCCATTCTTCACCAAACAGATCATCAACATTTCCGTCAATTTGTTCAAACTCCAACACTCTCACAGTGGAACCACATTTTGATGGTGAACTCTCATTTAATCGCAATGGGAATTCTCTCAAGCTTGGTGATCCTACACTATCTGGGAAAAGGAcagttgtataaataaataaatgctatAATGTTCCcacgtgttttatttataactaggtaAATGAACATTAACAGTATGCAGggtcaatttaataaaaaatcaagtgaaactaaatattttcttttgttgctgcaataagtgaaattattaaacacagatatttttcattactaacttaagaaaaatgtgatgagaaattattttcaaataattatattgtatgtttGAAAGCTAAAACATAGCAACATAGATACTTACTTTTTGGACTTTTAATTAATGGGGCATTTGGACTTTTTTCAGGTGTCCTTAAAACTTTAATCCTTTTATTTGCTTCATAATTTTTTGCAtttgaaataactttgttAGGTGACATACTTTTAGAATTTCTTTGTTTTCCATGGTCAATATTTGATAGGGGTGATCTGTTTTTGgtattaatacttttaaaatcaaGTGCACAGTCATCACTGCTAGTTTCATTGCACTTATATTTTTCCTGAATGGATTTTTCACTCTTAGTATTTTGTTCCACtttacatttcttaaaaatattaatatctaaattCTCTTTTACTGgtgatttttttaagttacgGCGTTCTTCTTGTGGAGGAGATGTTGCTTTACGTTTTCCCAGTTTTATTTCATCAATCGTTATATTCTCTGAAGATTTCTTTTGTATTCCTTTAGGTGGAACTTTGAAAAAATGTGTGATAGACTTTTGACCGTTAGTCGCTTGAGGCTGCACCTATAATATGacaattttagtttttaaataggtttttattgcattattatatgtacattgtaagtcgtataattattatttataaacttaccTTCTTCAAACTCAAACCTTTAGGCATCTTATCTCTTCAAAAATAATGCTCCTAATCAAAAATAGACGTGAAGCATGTTAACAATATATAATCTTATAtgataaataatcaattgCCAATGATTTGCTTgaatattaatactttattcttgtaaaatatcaatcaatgaatattatttacaattataaccCCGCGAAATTTGCAAATTTTGAccattgacatttgacattttGAAAGTGTCACTTTGATTCCACAGAGAGCCACAGActtacagaaaaaaataataccattCACCTTAAGTCAAACCTCatctcatattataataagaatgatctaataaaaaatattaattaagtttatttaacctTATTACCCGAAAACACGgcaaaacacaaataataagtaatgatataattatagtataacATACTAATAGCGTGATAATAGCAATGCTCGCGTCACGATGGTTCACGTTCACACGGTGTCGCGGTTTTCTCTACCGAATCGGTTTTTGCAGGGTTCGGAATTCACACATGCATAATTTCAGATGCGATGCATTGGTATAGTGCACAGTATAGTGCATTCAATATGTATGCGATAAGGCGATCCTTATGCCTTCCTCCATCTGTGCTTCACAGACACGCACGCGCTCTTGCAAGAAAAGAACCGGATGGTGTTTATATACGGGATCTCTAGATAAGAGGCCGTCGGATACAAAAATTCAAGATGTGTTTTCAGGTAGCTGAATAGCTGTGTGAATACATCCTTCGGTTTTTCCAGATCCGATGAAAATAAGATTCGGCAAATCGTGTCTCTGTGTGAACGTAGGGTTAGGTGCAAGGGGTGTTTTTTTGTGACAGTGACACTGGACTGACATGCGTCTCCATCTGTGACTGACAAGTGACACTTGACGTGCTTGACACTTGACAGATCTGCTGGTTCACAATTCacatgtgtttatttttgtaatattcacACTTCTAATggttaaacatttaatttatttttgtgaattttataaaacaaacatttgtgGAAATGTCTAGGAGACCCGAACACCAAGCTCCCCCGGAAGTGGTAAAGTGACGTCCTGACTTGATTTTTTGAAATTGTATACGtacttaaaactttatttgtatttcaaaCATTCTTCttaattttcagttttataacgAAGATGAAGCTCGAAAATATACACAgaagtaagtaaataataacatatgaCTTAAATTTGTCAATCcatatattttgtgaaatatgagtacctaaaatttatttcaaaagaacCTCTTGAGCCTGGAGGAATAAGGAATGAACCTCTTGagcataatttttaatattaaatctgCATTGTTAGTGTATTTGTTACATGTTTGTGCTTCAGCTCTAGAATTATAGACATTCAAGCACAAATGACAGAAAGATGTATTGAGTTACTGTTGTTACCGGAAGACTCTCCCTGCTTGCTCTTAGACATTGGCTGTGGTTCTGGACTCTCAGGCTCTGTGCTCGAAGAAAATGGCCATATGTGGATTGGAATTGATATCTCTGAAGCTATGTTAGGTACGTTTTTTCCATAATAACAGcaacataaaaatgaaaagagtGCAAATATAAATGCCAATCAATGAAAAAAGTATTGAAGGTGTTTCGAAATATACTGTAATGAAGGTTTTCTAtcatcttataatataattttaaattgaagttaatttatttattgaagtatttttgaataaatattgtttacctATAAATATAAGATTAAATGATATTTTCAGATGTAGCAATAGAAAGGGAAATAGAAGGGGATGTAGTCCTATCTGATATGGGCCAAGGAGTT
Protein-coding sequences here:
- the LOC123700414 gene encoding uncharacterized protein LOC123700414, translated to MPKGLSLKKVQPQATNGQKSITHFFKVPPKGIQKKSSENITIDEIKLGKRKATSPPQEERRNLKKSPVKENLDINIFKKCKVEQNTKSEKSIQEKYKCNETSSDDCITPIKY